A genomic segment from Chitinophaga flava encodes:
- a CDS encoding NUDIX domain-containing protein, with translation MQTTKPTGVIIARFQTPSLHEGHLELIRQVKQKHNRVLIILGVSPVKGSRKNPLDYYTRERMIKQQFPEIIILPLSDQKSDTVWSRKLDELLSTNFPHETFVLYGSRDSFMGTYSGRYTTEALPPVKDYNATALREALSDKVFDTEEFRAGIIYNTYNLFPSVYATVDIALFRNNKQELLVGRKPNENNWRLPGGFSDPADESFEIAAARELREECGSMETSSLEYVASQRIDDWRYRSETNKIITTLFSADLLFGEPAPGDDLAALRWITVKDIPSLIEKQELTDTHIPLFQILVDKYTK, from the coding sequence ATGCAAACGACAAAGCCCACAGGAGTTATTATAGCCAGGTTCCAGACACCTTCACTACATGAAGGTCACCTCGAACTGATCAGGCAGGTGAAACAAAAACACAACCGTGTTTTAATCATCCTCGGTGTAAGCCCTGTAAAAGGCAGCCGGAAAAACCCGCTGGACTACTACACCCGGGAACGCATGATCAAACAACAGTTCCCCGAAATTATTATCCTGCCCCTCAGCGATCAGAAAAGTGACACAGTATGGTCCAGAAAGCTGGATGAACTGTTGTCAACCAACTTCCCCCACGAAACATTTGTATTATATGGCAGCCGCGATAGTTTCATGGGCACCTATTCCGGTCGTTACACTACGGAAGCACTGCCGCCGGTAAAAGATTACAATGCCACCGCTTTACGTGAAGCTTTATCTGATAAAGTATTCGACACTGAGGAGTTCCGCGCCGGTATAATCTATAACACCTATAATCTTTTTCCATCTGTATATGCGACAGTAGATATCGCCCTGTTCAGGAACAATAAACAGGAGCTGCTGGTAGGTCGCAAGCCTAATGAAAACAACTGGCGACTGCCGGGTGGTTTCTCCGACCCTGCAGATGAAAGCTTCGAAATAGCCGCTGCCAGGGAGTTACGGGAAGAATGTGGCAGCATGGAAACAAGCAGCCTCGAATATGTTGCCTCCCAACGGATAGACGACTGGCGCTACCGTTCAGAAACAAACAAAATCATCACCACCCTGTTCAGTGCTGATCTGCTTTTCGGAGAACCCGCTCCTGGCGACGATCTCGCAGCCCTCCGCTGGATAACGGTAAAGGATATACCATCCCTGATAGAAAAACAGGAACTCACTGACACACATATCCCTTTATTTCAGATACTGGTTGACAAATACACTAAATAA
- a CDS encoding nicotinate phosphoribosyltransferase, with product MTKENLILLADAYKYSHHKLYIPGTQHIYSYLESRGGKFNETVFYGLQYFLKEYLEGVVFTKEKLDEAATTLQEVFGRDDVFDRSRFEYIINKHGGKLPVRIKAAPEGTVVPVRNVLMTIENTDPECFWLTNFLETLLMQVWYPCTVATLSREIRKVVKHYYEATVSEAAYAGMDFVLNDFGFRGASSVESAGIGGSAHLVSFSGSDTIAGSMLAKRYYNAPTAPGLSIPATEHSIVTLLGEAGELEIFKHVLNTFPTGTIACVSDSYNIFRACEEYWGTELKEQILSRQGTLVIRPDSGDPVKTLLKVFEILMNKFGYTINEKGYKVLPPQVRVIQGDGISYSSIPPIFEALKQAGISAENLVLGMGGALLQRVNRDTQEFALKCAYAEVNGQGIKVQKTPVEMDANGNLQTSFKKSKAGKLKLVKDNGSFKTVGAEEAPELDDVLVTVFENGHLTQTWSFDEVRKAAAL from the coding sequence ATGACAAAGGAAAATCTCATCCTCCTGGCCGACGCTTACAAATACTCCCACCACAAATTATACATCCCTGGTACCCAACACATCTATTCCTACCTGGAAAGCCGCGGCGGTAAATTCAACGAAACAGTGTTCTACGGTCTGCAATATTTCCTGAAAGAATACCTGGAAGGTGTAGTCTTCACCAAAGAAAAACTGGACGAAGCCGCCACTACACTGCAGGAAGTTTTTGGTCGCGATGACGTCTTCGACCGCAGCCGCTTCGAATATATCATCAATAAACACGGCGGTAAACTCCCCGTACGCATCAAAGCAGCTCCCGAAGGAACGGTGGTGCCTGTACGAAATGTGCTGATGACCATAGAAAACACAGACCCCGAATGTTTCTGGCTCACCAACTTCCTCGAAACACTGCTGATGCAGGTATGGTATCCCTGCACCGTAGCTACACTGTCACGCGAAATCAGGAAAGTGGTTAAACATTACTACGAAGCTACTGTCAGTGAGGCCGCCTATGCAGGCATGGATTTCGTACTCAACGACTTTGGCTTCCGTGGCGCCAGCTCTGTGGAAAGTGCCGGTATCGGCGGCAGCGCCCACCTGGTCAGCTTCTCCGGCAGCGATACCATTGCCGGTTCTATGCTCGCCAAACGTTACTACAACGCGCCCACCGCACCTGGCCTCTCTATCCCCGCTACAGAACACTCTATCGTAACATTGCTCGGCGAAGCCGGTGAGCTGGAGATCTTCAAACATGTGCTCAATACCTTCCCAACCGGCACTATCGCCTGTGTATCCGACTCCTACAATATCTTCCGCGCCTGCGAAGAATACTGGGGCACTGAACTGAAAGAACAAATCCTCAGCAGACAAGGTACCCTCGTCATCCGCCCCGACAGCGGCGATCCTGTAAAAACACTCCTCAAGGTTTTTGAAATACTGATGAACAAATTCGGCTACACCATCAACGAAAAAGGTTATAAGGTGTTACCTCCGCAAGTCCGCGTAATCCAGGGCGACGGCATCAGCTATTCTTCTATCCCTCCCATCTTTGAAGCCCTGAAACAGGCCGGTATCAGCGCCGAAAACCTGGTACTGGGCATGGGTGGCGCACTCCTCCAACGCGTTAACCGCGACACCCAGGAATTTGCACTTAAATGTGCTTACGCAGAAGTAAACGGCCAGGGCATCAAAGTACAGAAAACACCCGTGGAAATGGATGCCAACGGCAACCTCCAGACCTCCTTCAAAAAATCCAAAGCAGGCAAACTTAAACTCGTAAAAGACAACGGTTCTTTCAAAACTGTAGGAGCCGAGGAAGCACCGGAACTGGACGACGTACTGGTAACCGTCTTCGAAAACGGCCACCTCACCCAAACCTGGTCTTTCGACGAAGTCCGCAAAGCAGCCGCTTTATAA
- a CDS encoding class I SAM-dependent methyltransferase, protein MYLLIPGRHHLLTDFQFKYLNRLIKCSLEGEKDASGHILATTPIEGVIFAVTSANHLGTKRNPVPFYLRAMIIQEFSNSLDVPAYVYGIDDVGVIHDFAEYTIKTIRHSSEGAHALTPENTVVICSTSVREMYMQRGFRILTAEWDTTANAYTQPMPWDLVHLIAQTGDWRKNKTVLEQLHPAAFKIWSLYGVGEKVQQILKDPIIGADGDLTATRDYNVYVKQMDDIAALKYRETAPYIQPGNIGDIGCAVGSWIKMGCEDDRLHECDFYGIEVSRHLYDICLQRKHNGEFANPSVFFSQKNAVTSLVFEPGSMNTIHTSSLTHEIESYGSRKDLISFIQNRYQELVPGGVWINRDVVGPENRTETVLLWLNDQDGANDLPMPENHTTQTLAAWLGQLSTKALFHRFAQDFRHAEGYHLAHQWVTIGDTTYCQLSMQDACEFLFKKDYHDNWLSEMHETFCFWNFQDWKQALEEAGMRLDNLSHAYRNEWIVQNRLEGKVQLLRLNENEQPEAIPFPVSHMLLMARK, encoded by the coding sequence ATGTACTTGCTCATACCTGGCCGACACCACCTGCTGACGGATTTTCAGTTCAAATACCTGAACCGCCTGATCAAATGCAGCCTGGAAGGCGAAAAAGACGCCAGTGGCCACATACTGGCCACGACGCCCATAGAAGGAGTCATCTTTGCAGTCACTTCTGCCAACCACCTGGGCACCAAACGAAACCCGGTACCCTTCTATCTCCGCGCAATGATCATCCAGGAATTTTCCAACTCCCTGGATGTACCGGCCTATGTATACGGTATCGACGACGTAGGGGTCATCCACGATTTCGCGGAATATACCATCAAAACCATCCGCCATTCCAGTGAAGGCGCCCACGCTCTCACCCCAGAAAATACCGTGGTCATCTGTTCTACCAGTGTTCGGGAAATGTATATGCAGCGCGGATTTCGTATACTCACCGCAGAATGGGACACTACCGCTAACGCTTATACGCAGCCAATGCCATGGGACCTCGTCCATCTCATCGCTCAGACCGGTGACTGGCGCAAAAACAAAACCGTACTGGAACAGCTGCATCCTGCCGCTTTTAAGATATGGTCGTTATATGGGGTAGGGGAGAAAGTACAACAGATCCTGAAAGATCCGATCATCGGGGCCGACGGCGACCTAACCGCCACCCGCGACTATAACGTTTATGTAAAACAGATGGACGATATCGCGGCCCTCAAATACCGCGAAACAGCGCCCTACATACAACCCGGCAATATCGGCGATATCGGCTGTGCCGTAGGTTCCTGGATAAAAATGGGCTGTGAAGACGACCGCCTTCATGAATGTGATTTCTATGGCATCGAGGTATCCCGGCATCTCTACGATATCTGCCTGCAACGCAAACATAATGGCGAATTTGCCAATCCCTCCGTATTCTTCTCTCAAAAAAATGCCGTTACCAGCCTGGTATTTGAGCCCGGCAGCATGAATACCATCCACACTTCTTCCCTGACACATGAAATAGAATCCTATGGCAGCAGAAAGGATCTTATTTCGTTTATACAAAACCGTTATCAGGAACTGGTACCCGGTGGTGTATGGATTAATAGAGACGTGGTAGGCCCTGAGAACAGAACAGAAACGGTACTCCTCTGGCTCAACGATCAGGATGGCGCCAACGATCTGCCTATGCCGGAGAACCACACCACACAAACACTCGCCGCCTGGTTGGGACAACTTTCTACCAAAGCCCTGTTCCATCGTTTTGCACAGGACTTCCGCCACGCAGAAGGTTATCACCTGGCACACCAATGGGTGACCATCGGTGATACTACCTACTGTCAGTTATCTATGCAGGATGCCTGCGAATTCCTTTTCAAAAAAGATTATCACGATAACTGGCTCAGCGAAATGCACGAAACCTTCTGCTTCTGGAACTTCCAGGACTGGAAACAAGCCCTGGAAGAAGCAGGAATGCGGCTCGATAATCTCTCGCATGCCTATCGCAACGAATGGATCGTGCAAAACAGGCTGGAAGGAAAAGTACAACTGTTACGCCTAAACGAAAATGAACAACCAGAAGCGATACCATTTCCGGTATCACATATGTTGTTAATGGCGAGGAAATAA
- a CDS encoding NHL repeat-containing protein, which produces MKLSIALLTTLMLTGAVSRAQETIHGLQNPESTIAYKDGYFVSNIGAGLDPGAKDGDGSIAWVKSGKVQSLRYFEDTLNAPKGLEMIGETLYVADIDHLKGYDVRSRKKVFDLNLEGKAGLLNDVTAVNDSLLLVTDSFKGDVLLVNTRKVTSTLLPGNITMANGVLYNAATDEVYVCSMGPNFDGTGQLFHKKLSDAADAFKPVENSPTGLFDGIVQVDATHLLLSDWITVKEPKGGNLFLYDLTAKNFRKIPFKHSPADIALDKRHHALLVPVLLDNNLEIWPLDKLPLFPRH; this is translated from the coding sequence ATGAAACTATCTATAGCCCTTTTAACAACATTGATGCTGACGGGGGCCGTTTCCCGTGCGCAGGAAACCATTCACGGTCTGCAGAATCCAGAAAGCACTATTGCTTACAAAGACGGTTATTTCGTTTCCAATATTGGTGCTGGACTTGATCCCGGAGCCAAAGACGGAGATGGTAGCATTGCCTGGGTGAAATCCGGCAAAGTGCAATCACTCCGGTATTTTGAAGATACCCTGAATGCACCGAAAGGACTGGAAATGATCGGAGAAACCTTATATGTAGCCGATATAGACCACCTCAAAGGATATGATGTCCGTAGCCGGAAGAAAGTATTTGATCTGAATCTGGAAGGAAAAGCAGGTTTGTTGAACGATGTAACAGCTGTCAACGACAGCCTGTTGCTGGTAACGGACTCCTTTAAGGGAGATGTGTTGCTGGTGAATACCCGTAAGGTGACCAGCACCTTATTACCAGGTAATATTACCATGGCTAACGGCGTGCTGTACAATGCTGCCACAGATGAGGTATATGTATGCTCTATGGGCCCCAATTTCGACGGCACCGGGCAGCTGTTCCACAAAAAACTGAGTGATGCAGCGGATGCTTTCAAACCTGTGGAAAACTCTCCTACCGGTTTGTTTGACGGGATTGTACAGGTAGATGCCACCCACCTGCTGCTGTCTGACTGGATTACGGTAAAAGAGCCCAAAGGAGGCAACTTGTTTCTCTATGATCTGACGGCTAAAAATTTCCGTAAGATTCCCTTCAAACATTCTCCTGCAGATATAGCGCTGGACAAACGTCACCACGCCTTGCTGGTGCCCGTATTGCTGGACAACAATCTGGAGATATGGCCGCTGGATAAACTGCCTTTATTTCCTCGCCATTAA
- a CDS encoding efflux RND transporter permease subunit, whose amino-acid sequence MKITEVSIKRPTIVVVVFTILTLLGVMSYKSLNYELLPKFSSPIVTIATVYPGASPNEVESTITKKIEDAIASMEKIKKITSKSSESLSVITVELNNDANVDIALQDAQRKVNAILADLPGDAKPPSLNKFSLDDLPIMTLSATAKMDDKKFYDLVDKKLQPLLSRLPGVAQVSLIGGQEREIQVNVDPSRLQAYGLSILQIRQAVTNANMDFPTGKVKTANEQILIRLAGKYKNVDQLRNLVLKTTADGTQIRLRDVADVQDAQKDAERIARVDGVNAIALQVQKQTDANAVTVSHEMKKAIATVEKDYAANGLKILVANDSSDFTLESADSVIHDLILAVILVAVVMLLFLHSIRSAIFVMISIPASLIATFIGMKMMGFSLNLMSLLGLSLVVGILVDDAIVVLENIYRHMEMGKNRVRAAFDGVKEIGFTVTSITLVIVVVFLPISLTNELVSKILREFCVVVMISTMLSLLSSFMIVPLLSSRFGKLEHITGKNIFEKFILWFEGQLQRFTNWMTGILKWALVHKTITLVVSIGLLFASFMLVGKGYIGGEFIPKGDRGQFIVMLEMPKDASVQQSNQATRIAEQYLSKKKEIERLITTVGQTSEDGFGNSQSTAYKSEITVIMVPLEQRNEAADIYAAKVKKELKAMLPGVKVKTTDVSIMGTAERAPVELVVMGSEMDSVMRFAKIAMDTLKTISGTSEVKLSVEEGNPEINVQVDRDKMAALGLTLDMVGGTMQTAFSGTADDSKVKFRQGDYEYDINIRFDDFSKKNLQDVANIQFVNDKGQLIKLSQFAQVTEGSGPSHLERRDKNTSVSVQSQVMGRPSGTVTQEFAAKLAKMEKPAGINYVFGGDAENQGDSFGTLGAALLISIVMVYLIMVALYDNYIYPFVVLFSIPLAIIGALLALALTNNTLNIFTILGMIMLIGLVAKNAIILVDFTNQMKEQGQSTYQALIHANNARLRPILMTTIAMVIGMLPIAMATGGVASTKNGLAWVIIGGLISSMFLTLIVVPVVYMVVDKVMAKFGWGKLSSKRYIRQRMVASYEEIPLNEVHNN is encoded by the coding sequence ATGAAGATTACTGAAGTATCCATAAAAAGGCCCACTATCGTGGTGGTGGTATTTACCATCCTCACCCTGCTGGGCGTCATGAGCTATAAATCACTGAACTATGAGCTGTTGCCGAAGTTCAGTTCACCGATAGTAACCATTGCTACGGTGTATCCTGGTGCTTCTCCCAACGAGGTGGAAAGTACCATTACCAAAAAAATAGAAGATGCGATCGCATCCATGGAAAAGATCAAGAAGATTACTTCCAAATCTTCCGAAAGCCTTTCCGTGATCACGGTGGAGTTGAACAACGATGCCAATGTGGACATCGCACTGCAGGATGCCCAGCGTAAGGTAAACGCCATCCTGGCGGACCTTCCGGGCGATGCCAAACCACCTTCCCTCAATAAGTTTTCATTGGATGACCTGCCAATCATGACTTTATCTGCCACTGCTAAAATGGATGATAAAAAGTTCTATGACCTGGTAGATAAAAAACTGCAACCACTCTTGTCCCGCTTACCAGGCGTGGCACAGGTGTCCCTGATCGGTGGCCAGGAACGTGAAATACAGGTGAACGTAGATCCTTCCAGACTGCAGGCTTATGGTTTGTCTATCTTACAGATCCGTCAGGCGGTAACCAATGCCAACATGGACTTCCCGACCGGTAAGGTAAAAACAGCCAACGAACAGATCCTGATCCGTTTGGCCGGTAAGTATAAAAATGTAGACCAGCTGCGTAACCTGGTGCTGAAAACCACTGCAGACGGTACTCAGATCCGCCTGCGTGATGTGGCCGATGTGCAGGATGCACAGAAAGATGCAGAGCGTATCGCCCGTGTGGATGGTGTAAACGCTATCGCCCTGCAGGTGCAGAAACAAACAGATGCCAACGCGGTGACGGTGAGTCATGAAATGAAAAAAGCCATCGCCACTGTTGAAAAAGATTATGCAGCGAACGGACTGAAAATACTGGTGGCCAACGACTCTTCCGACTTTACCCTGGAATCTGCCGACTCTGTGATTCATGACCTGATACTGGCGGTAATCCTGGTGGCGGTGGTGATGCTGTTGTTCCTGCACAGCATCCGTAGTGCGATCTTCGTAATGATCTCTATCCCAGCCTCTCTGATAGCCACTTTCATTGGTATGAAAATGATGGGTTTCTCCCTCAACCTCATGTCTTTGCTGGGCCTCTCATTGGTGGTAGGTATCCTTGTGGATGATGCGATCGTGGTACTGGAAAATATTTACCGTCATATGGAGATGGGTAAAAACAGGGTACGTGCGGCTTTTGATGGTGTGAAAGAAATCGGGTTTACCGTAACATCCATTACCCTTGTAATTGTGGTGGTGTTTCTGCCGATCTCACTGACTAACGAGCTGGTGTCCAAGATCCTGCGTGAGTTCTGCGTGGTGGTAATGATTTCCACAATGCTCAGCTTACTGTCATCCTTCATGATCGTACCGCTGTTGTCTTCCCGCTTTGGTAAGCTGGAACATATCACAGGAAAAAATATCTTCGAAAAATTCATCCTCTGGTTTGAAGGCCAGCTGCAACGTTTCACCAACTGGATGACCGGTATACTGAAATGGGCGCTGGTTCACAAAACCATCACCCTGGTGGTGTCAATAGGTTTGTTGTTCGCTTCTTTCATGCTGGTTGGAAAAGGTTACATCGGTGGTGAGTTTATCCCCAAAGGTGACCGTGGCCAGTTTATCGTGATGCTGGAAATGCCGAAAGACGCTTCCGTACAGCAATCCAACCAGGCTACGCGTATAGCGGAACAATATCTCAGTAAAAAGAAGGAAATAGAGAGACTGATCACTACTGTAGGCCAGACCAGTGAAGATGGTTTTGGTAACTCTCAGTCTACTGCCTACAAATCTGAGATCACGGTGATCATGGTGCCACTGGAGCAACGTAATGAAGCTGCAGATATCTATGCTGCAAAAGTCAAGAAAGAACTGAAAGCGATGCTTCCGGGCGTGAAAGTGAAAACAACCGACGTAAGTATCATGGGTACTGCCGAAAGAGCGCCAGTAGAACTGGTTGTGATGGGCAGCGAGATGGACAGTGTGATGAGGTTTGCCAAAATAGCCATGGATACGCTGAAAACCATCAGCGGTACCAGCGAGGTGAAACTGTCTGTGGAGGAAGGTAACCCTGAGATCAACGTACAGGTAGACCGCGATAAGATGGCAGCTCTCGGCCTTACGCTCGATATGGTGGGTGGTACCATGCAGACTGCTTTCAGTGGTACTGCAGACGATTCCAAAGTGAAGTTCCGTCAGGGTGACTATGAATATGATATTAACATCCGCTTCGATGATTTCAGCAAAAAGAATCTTCAGGATGTTGCCAACATACAGTTTGTAAATGATAAAGGCCAGCTGATCAAATTGTCTCAGTTTGCTCAGGTAACAGAAGGCTCCGGCCCAAGCCACCTGGAAAGAAGGGATAAAAATACTTCCGTATCTGTACAGTCACAGGTAATGGGACGTCCTTCCGGTACAGTAACGCAGGAGTTTGCAGCCAAACTGGCGAAGATGGAAAAACCAGCCGGCATCAACTACGTATTTGGTGGTGATGCTGAAAACCAGGGTGACTCCTTCGGTACACTGGGCGCAGCCCTCCTGATCTCCATCGTAATGGTGTATCTGATCATGGTGGCGCTGTATGACAACTATATCTATCCTTTTGTGGTATTGTTCTCTATTCCGCTGGCCATCATTGGTGCCTTGCTGGCACTGGCACTGACCAACAATACGTTGAACATCTTTACCATCCTGGGTATGATCATGTTGATTGGTCTGGTGGCGAAGAATGCGATCATCCTGGTAGACTTTACGAACCAGATGAAAGAACAGGGACAGAGTACTTATCAGGCGTTGATACATGCCAACAACGCACGTTTGAGGCCGATTCTGATGACCACCATCGCGATGGTGATCGGTATGTTGCCGATCGCAATGGCTACCGGTGGTGTGGCATCTACCAAAAATGGTCTGGCCTGGGTTATCATCGGTGGTTTGATCAGCTCCATGTTCCTCACCCTGATTGTGGTGCCTGTGGTATACATGGTGGTAGATAAGGTGATGGCGAAATTCGGATGGGGCAAGCTGTCTTCCAAACGTTATATCAGACAACGGATGGTGGCTTCCTACGAAGAAATACCGCTGAATGAAGTACACAATAACTAA